A section of the Gloeobacter violaceus PCC 7421 genome encodes:
- a CDS encoding sugar phosphate nucleotidyltransferase: MKAFVLAAGKGTRLRPFTDALPKPLMPVINKPVMAHILGLCRKHGFDEIVANLHYRGEKIVERFADGHDHGVCLQYSWEEQLLGTAGGVRRQAGFLAGGPFLVISGDVMTDLDLGALVRFHKQSGAVATMAVKEVGDPSRFGVVVADPDGRVRSFQEKPAKGTERSRLANTGIYVLEPEVFEYIPEAAFFDFGNDLFPLLVCKGAPVYAMGTGAYWSDVGTLSQYLYTHWELLTHPEIAQRIGEGTVVQAGAVVSEQALIGSGCTIEKGARVLGYSCVSDGCTIRADSVVVDSVVWTSERWGHKLKGDLVRSIWGDGMQVSLGLPNL, encoded by the coding sequence ATGAAAGCATTTGTGCTTGCCGCCGGCAAAGGCACCCGCCTGCGCCCCTTCACCGACGCCCTCCCTAAACCCCTGATGCCCGTCATCAACAAACCGGTCATGGCCCACATCCTCGGGCTGTGCCGCAAGCACGGCTTCGACGAGATCGTCGCCAACCTCCACTACCGCGGTGAAAAAATCGTCGAGCGCTTCGCGGACGGACACGACCATGGTGTCTGCCTGCAGTACTCCTGGGAAGAACAGCTCCTCGGCACCGCCGGCGGCGTGCGCAGGCAGGCGGGCTTTTTGGCCGGCGGCCCCTTTTTGGTCATCTCTGGCGACGTGATGACCGACTTGGACCTGGGCGCCCTGGTGCGCTTCCACAAACAATCCGGCGCTGTCGCCACCATGGCGGTCAAAGAAGTCGGCGACCCGAGCCGTTTCGGCGTCGTGGTCGCGGACCCCGACGGCCGTGTGCGCAGCTTTCAGGAAAAACCGGCCAAAGGCACCGAGCGCTCGCGCCTGGCGAATACGGGCATCTACGTGTTGGAGCCGGAGGTGTTCGAGTACATCCCCGAGGCGGCCTTTTTCGATTTCGGCAACGACCTGTTTCCGCTGCTGGTCTGCAAGGGGGCTCCGGTCTATGCGATGGGCACGGGGGCGTACTGGTCGGATGTCGGGACGCTCTCGCAGTATCTGTACACGCACTGGGAGCTGTTGACCCATCCGGAGATCGCCCAGCGCATCGGCGAAGGGACGGTGGTGCAAGCCGGGGCGGTGGTCTCCGAACAGGCCCTGATAGGCTCCGGCTGCACGATCGAGAAGGGTGCGCGGGTGCTGGGGTATAGCTGCGTGAGCGACGGGTGCACGATCCGCGCGGACAGCGTGGTGGTGGACAGTGTGGTGTGGACGAGCGAGCGGTGGGGACACAAGCTCAAAGGCGACCTGGTGCGTTCGATCTGGGGCGACGGGATGCAGGTCTCACTCGGACTGCCCAATCTCTAA
- the rfbA gene encoding glucose-1-phosphate thymidylyltransferase RfbA: protein MKGIILAGGKGTRLYPLTLGVSKQLLPVYDKPMIYYPLATLMLAGIREVLLISTPRDLPAYQELLGDGSRYGIEIRYCVQPSPDGLAQAFVLGREFLEGGPACLILGDNIFYGYGLGEMLQKAATRTFGSTIFAYRVSDPERYGVVEYDEQGRVLSIDEKPKAPKSNYAVVGLYFYDAQISEIAAGVKPSARGELEITDVNNAYLERGLLRVERLGRGMAWLDTGTHESLLQASNFIETIEKRQGLKVACLEEIAYQMGHIGVEAVLEQAGRLGKTEYGQYLRNLVEKTNR from the coding sequence ATGAAAGGGATCATATTGGCTGGGGGCAAGGGCACGCGGCTCTACCCCCTCACCCTGGGGGTCAGCAAACAACTGCTGCCCGTCTACGACAAACCGATGATCTACTACCCGCTGGCCACCCTGATGCTCGCCGGCATCCGCGAGGTGCTGCTCATCTCCACCCCCCGCGACCTGCCCGCCTACCAAGAACTGCTCGGCGACGGCTCGCGCTACGGCATCGAGATCCGCTACTGCGTCCAGCCGAGCCCCGACGGCCTCGCCCAGGCCTTCGTCCTCGGACGCGAGTTTTTGGAGGGCGGCCCGGCCTGTCTGATCTTGGGCGACAACATCTTCTATGGCTACGGCCTGGGCGAAATGCTTCAAAAAGCGGCCACCCGCACGTTCGGCTCGACGATCTTTGCCTACCGCGTCTCGGACCCAGAGCGCTACGGGGTGGTGGAGTACGACGAGCAAGGGCGGGTGCTGTCGATCGACGAGAAGCCCAAAGCGCCGAAGTCCAACTACGCGGTGGTCGGTCTGTATTTTTACGACGCACAGATAAGCGAGATCGCCGCGGGGGTGAAGCCCTCGGCGCGGGGGGAACTGGAGATCACCGACGTCAACAACGCCTACCTGGAGCGGGGGTTGTTGCGGGTGGAGCGTCTCGGTCGGGGGATGGCGTGGCTGGACACCGGCACGCACGAGTCGCTGTTGCAGGCGTCGAATTTTATCGAGACGATCGAGAAGCGGCAGGGTTTGAAGGTGGCGTGTCTGGAGGAGATCGCCTACCAGATGGGTCACATCGGTGTCGAGGCGGTGCTGGAGCAGGCGGGGCGGCTGGGCAAGACCGAGTACGGCCAGTACCTCAGAAACCTTGTCGAGAAGACAAACCGCTAG
- a CDS encoding serine O-acetyltransferase translates to MFENLTEDIKVFRQHHGGSWLSFLYYPMFTAVVLYRFSSWCYRHRLKPVAYLTVRLNDFLHGVWIGPRVKIGPGLFLAHARGLIVNPDTVIGSRCVILQNVTLGGPNIVVGDDVLLGAGALIISREHRVGGLAIGDNAKIGAGAVVLEDVPEGAVMVGNPARDVSKKEVNC, encoded by the coding sequence ATGTTTGAAAACTTGACAGAAGATATCAAAGTCTTTCGCCAACACCATGGCGGTTCATGGCTGAGTTTTTTGTACTACCCGATGTTCACGGCCGTGGTGCTTTACCGGTTCTCAAGCTGGTGCTACCGGCACCGCCTCAAGCCCGTCGCCTACCTGACGGTGCGTCTCAACGACTTTTTGCACGGCGTGTGGATCGGGCCGCGGGTGAAGATCGGGCCGGGCTTGTTTCTGGCGCACGCCCGCGGTCTGATAGTCAACCCGGACACCGTGATCGGCAGCCGCTGCGTGATTCTCCAGAATGTCACCCTCGGTGGACCGAATATCGTGGTCGGGGACGATGTGCTGCTCGGTGCCGGGGCCTTGATCATCTCCCGAGAGCACCGCGTCGGCGGTCTTGCCATCGGGGACAACGCCAAGATCGGTGCCGGGGCGGTGGTGCTCGAGGACGTGCCCGAAGGGGCTGTGATGGTAGGCAATCCGGCCAGGGACGTGAGCAAAAAGGAAGTCAATTGTTGA
- a CDS encoding DUF1972 domain-containing protein yields the protein MRIAFCGTRGLPAKYGGFETAVQEITARLTAGGVECEVFCRARMYPQKLEHCEGRRLIYVAGARKKSLDTFISSIQTGLFLLANRGRYDYVFWFNNANLPGILITLLSGIPMSINTDGLEWRRPKWSAPFKLYYFLASAVIARLCDLISDSRELNLYYRRRFGATSVFIPYGVPRLPEVSASRTAEILRQYGVEAGKFSLQITRIEPDNLPAEAAGAFVDSGLAAQGYKHLVVGYAHDTAYGLELKRLASQAGASVQVCSAEYDAQVLTVLRRHCAVYIHGNSVGGTNPALLEAMQSCPRVLAIDTPFSREALGEDGEYFTVTRLAADLRRAVQSPDRTQALRRRIEQFYDWDAVADAYRALAARRVGAVQPVFSAEERAGVKTPS from the coding sequence ATGCGCATTGCCTTTTGTGGGACGCGCGGGCTTCCCGCGAAGTACGGCGGCTTTGAGACTGCGGTACAGGAAATTACGGCCCGATTGACCGCCGGCGGGGTCGAGTGTGAAGTCTTTTGCCGGGCGCGCATGTATCCCCAGAAGCTCGAGCACTGCGAGGGGCGCCGATTAATTTACGTCGCGGGTGCCCGCAAAAAAAGCCTCGACACATTCATCTCCTCCATTCAGACCGGTTTGTTCTTGTTGGCCAACCGCGGCCGCTACGACTATGTCTTTTGGTTCAACAACGCCAACCTTCCGGGAATTTTGATCACCCTGCTGAGCGGCATTCCAATGAGCATCAACACCGACGGTCTCGAATGGCGGCGGCCCAAATGGTCGGCTCCGTTCAAGCTCTACTACTTTCTCGCTTCCGCCGTGATCGCGAGGTTATGCGACCTGATTTCTGACTCCAGAGAGCTGAATCTCTACTACAGAAGGCGCTTCGGGGCCACTTCGGTGTTCATTCCGTACGGTGTTCCCCGGCTGCCGGAGGTCTCCGCCTCCCGTACCGCCGAGATTCTCCGGCAATACGGCGTCGAGGCTGGAAAATTCTCTTTGCAGATCACCCGCATCGAGCCGGACAATCTGCCCGCCGAGGCGGCCGGTGCCTTTGTCGATTCCGGGCTCGCCGCCCAAGGTTACAAGCATCTGGTCGTCGGCTACGCCCACGACACGGCCTACGGCCTCGAACTCAAACGCCTGGCCTCCCAGGCAGGTGCGAGCGTGCAGGTGTGCAGCGCGGAGTACGACGCGCAGGTGTTGACGGTGCTGCGCCGCCACTGCGCGGTGTACATCCACGGCAATTCGGTGGGCGGCACCAACCCGGCCTTACTCGAAGCGATGCAGTCCTGCCCGCGGGTGCTCGCCATCGACACCCCCTTCAGCCGCGAAGCGCTCGGCGAGGACGGCGAATACTTCACCGTAACGAGGCTGGCTGCGGACTTGCGTCGAGCGGTGCAATCGCCGGATCGCACCCAGGCTTTGCGTCGGCGCATCGAACAGTTCTACGACTGGGATGCGGTGGCCGACGCCTACCGCGCTTTGGCGGCCCGCCGAGTGGGCGCAGTCCAACCGGTCTTTTCCGCCGAGGAGCGGGCCGGTGTCAAAACCCCTTCTTGA
- a CDS encoding glycosyltransferase family 4 protein, producing the protein MPSTVLKVSQNYFIRGGSDRYFFSLAALLEKKGHSVIPFAASQPENLPTPWARYFPTAVNFSSPSPADLVHFLYSRPAARALARLLAEHRPHIAHLHIYYGQLTTAILPILRRAGIPAVQTLHEYRLACPVSTLIDAQGQLCQACSGKDYWRAVAGRCNRGSLARSLLSAAEAYYARLLGGVVDHIDRFITVSHFQRRKLAELGVPAQKMSTVHNFVDVSQIAVNPVQGEYFLYFGRVERLKGIFTLIEAAAPLKDTPLLIVGDGEARAEAQALVERRGLSHIRLLGPKRGEELQQLIGGSRACILPSEWYENCPMSVLEAYAFSRPVIGADIGGIPELVDPETDGWLFPAGDVEALRDRLLTALRNREQTLSMGLAGRKKIERLFSQERHYEQILDIYAKVL; encoded by the coding sequence GTGCCGTCCACTGTGCTGAAGGTCTCGCAAAACTACTTTATCCGCGGCGGCTCCGATCGCTATTTCTTCTCGCTGGCCGCGTTGCTCGAGAAGAAGGGCCATTCGGTCATCCCCTTTGCCGCCAGTCAGCCCGAAAACCTCCCCACACCCTGGGCGCGCTACTTTCCGACGGCGGTTAATTTCAGTTCCCCTTCCCCGGCCGACCTCGTGCATTTCCTTTACTCTCGACCCGCTGCCCGGGCTCTCGCCCGCCTGCTTGCCGAACACCGCCCCCACATCGCCCATTTGCACATTTACTACGGACAACTCACCACCGCGATTTTGCCGATCCTGCGCCGCGCGGGCATCCCGGCGGTCCAGACGTTGCATGAGTACCGCCTGGCTTGCCCGGTCTCCACGCTCATCGACGCCCAAGGACAGCTTTGCCAGGCGTGCAGCGGCAAAGACTACTGGCGGGCGGTCGCCGGCCGCTGCAACCGCGGCTCGCTCGCCCGTTCGCTGCTCAGTGCCGCCGAGGCGTACTACGCCCGTCTGCTCGGCGGAGTTGTCGACCACATCGACCGCTTCATTACGGTCAGCCACTTCCAGCGCCGCAAACTCGCCGAACTCGGCGTGCCCGCCCAAAAAATGAGCACTGTGCACAACTTTGTCGATGTCTCGCAAATTGCCGTCAATCCAGTCCAGGGAGAGTATTTTCTCTACTTTGGTCGCGTGGAGCGGCTCAAGGGGATCTTCACACTCATCGAAGCGGCAGCCCCCCTGAAGGACACGCCACTTTTGATTGTCGGTGACGGGGAGGCGCGGGCGGAGGCGCAGGCACTGGTGGAGCGGCGTGGGCTTTCCCACATTCGGCTATTGGGACCCAAGCGCGGCGAGGAATTGCAACAGCTCATCGGAGGCAGCCGCGCCTGCATCCTGCCTTCGGAGTGGTACGAAAATTGTCCGATGTCGGTGCTGGAGGCCTATGCCTTTAGCAGGCCGGTGATCGGGGCGGACATCGGCGGCATCCCGGAGTTGGTAGACCCCGAAACCGATGGGTGGTTGTTTCCAGCAGGCGATGTCGAAGCCTTGCGCGACCGGTTGCTTACTGCCCTGCGCAACCGGGAGCAAACCCTGTCCATGGGCCTGGCCGGTCGCAAAAAGATCGAAAGGCTATTCAGCCAGGAGCGCCATTACGAGCAAATTCTCGACATCTACGCCAAGGTGCTTTAG
- a CDS encoding IPT/TIG domain-containing protein, translating into MRLKLAFVCGFSALFALNPVQLPEHFMGLVIDQPSAWAASSPTVSSFSPTSGGPGTQVTINGSNFDGLENINFNGAYAAYIWVSSSQLKATVPSGATTGKIQVKTTVGSASSSSQFTVPEVISSFSPSSGPVGTSVTINGSGFSNSVSSVKFGDGYVSFVRESAGKIQATTNTSASTGKIIINNGGTLISSSGTFTVTTLQPRVDSFTPTNGPPGTKVVIKGANFINVNSVQIGSIYLAFTVDSETQITATTKTGNVSGKITVTTLDNGSASSAGSFTSDPPKITSFSPMSGSAYPVTTVTINGLNLVGISGVSFDGAPTSYRILSDKKLEAEVPCPARTGTISVKTFAGTIYSTSNFGVQDAGVPEDIPTPIACLVTPTTPPPGFTAATYWAVALVDTAKSGTGSVEVAYTQLWCTIDGVDTKLADDVGTLFGGLFSRDTWDGAPVSTPMPWTYNPTNNSAIVYPSENPDLFYHWYMPTPRASWPSDASVTSCRVKTRVKISGSALLQMGGDWWLNSTAAWNGEQVNNRAMGNTNWYFPNGEWQDITFP; encoded by the coding sequence ATGCGCCTCAAGTTAGCGTTTGTTTGTGGATTTTCAGCGCTTTTTGCATTAAATCCTGTGCAGTTGCCAGAGCACTTCATGGGTTTGGTTATAGATCAGCCTTCTGCCTGGGCGGCCTCGTCGCCGACCGTGAGCAGCTTCTCACCGACCAGTGGCGGACCTGGCACTCAAGTCACCATCAACGGCAGCAACTTCGACGGTCTCGAAAATATCAACTTCAACGGTGCCTACGCAGCCTATATCTGGGTGTCTTCCAGCCAACTGAAGGCGACGGTTCCATCGGGGGCAACCACTGGTAAAATCCAAGTCAAAACAACTGTCGGTTCCGCCAGTAGCTCCAGTCAATTTACGGTGCCTGAGGTGATCAGCAGTTTCTCGCCATCCAGCGGTCCAGTCGGAACTTCGGTGACCATCAACGGCAGCGGATTCAGCAATAGCGTCAGTTCTGTTAAATTCGGAGACGGCTACGTCAGTTTCGTGCGCGAATCTGCGGGAAAGATTCAAGCAACGACCAATACCAGTGCCTCCACCGGCAAGATCATCATCAACAATGGAGGCACCCTGATCAGCAGTTCCGGAACTTTTACAGTGACCACACTCCAACCGAGAGTGGATAGCTTCACGCCGACCAACGGGCCACCGGGTACTAAAGTCGTCATCAAGGGTGCAAATTTTATCAACGTGAACTCTGTTCAAATCGGCAGCATCTACCTTGCCTTCACGGTAGATTCTGAAACCCAGATCACGGCCACCACCAAAACCGGCAACGTGAGCGGGAAGATTACAGTCACCACCCTGGACAACGGTTCGGCCAGCAGTGCGGGCAGTTTCACCAGTGATCCGCCCAAGATCACGAGCTTTTCTCCCATGAGCGGCTCGGCTTATCCTGTGACCACTGTCACGATTAACGGCCTCAACCTGGTCGGGATCAGCGGCGTTTCCTTTGATGGCGCCCCAACCAGTTACCGGATCCTCTCCGACAAGAAGTTGGAGGCTGAAGTCCCCTGCCCGGCCCGCACCGGGACGATCTCCGTCAAAACCTTCGCCGGGACCATTTACAGCACCTCCAACTTTGGGGTGCAAGACGCCGGGGTTCCCGAAGACATCCCGACTCCGATCGCCTGCCTGGTCACTCCCACCACTCCTCCGCCGGGCTTCACCGCCGCGACCTACTGGGCGGTGGCCCTCGTCGACACGGCCAAATCGGGCACCGGTTCGGTCGAGGTGGCCTACACCCAACTGTGGTGCACCATCGACGGGGTCGATACCAAACTGGCGGACGACGTGGGTACGCTGTTCGGGGGGCTTTTCTCCCGCGACACCTGGGATGGCGCCCCCGTATCCACCCCGATGCCCTGGACGTACAACCCCACCAACAATTCGGCCATCGTCTATCCTTCCGAGAACCCGGATTTGTTTTACCACTGGTACATGCCTACACCCCGCGCCTCCTGGCCCTCCGATGCTTCGGTCACCAGCTGCCGGGTCAAGACTCGGGTGAAAATTTCTGGTTCGGCGCTGTTGCAGATGGGCGGGGACTGGTGGTTGAACTCGACCGCCGCCTGGAACGGCGAACAGGTCAACAACCGGGCCATGGGCAACACCAACTGGTACTTCCCGAACGGGGAATGGCAGGACATTACGTTCCCCTAA
- a CDS encoding glycosyltransferase family 4 protein, with the protein MLFHQAATGAPVLSPYRVVLIHPSAGVNLSGGAEVFSIEMARQLSEHFEVELLSGADCGPWSIPTGGIPRTRAREFFEHPKLAPLWKPFIDAPEIWSEHLTNFLPCLWHLIKRPADLIFPNNDIGGLAVACLVRALTGTPVLFTEHCGLVGGGRLLERNLGFRPDHLVALSEEIAERVRSRSPQQPVTVIPNGVDLARFSPEGERADLGLEGPVVLCVASLWQGGHKRVHLAIEAVSRLAGVSLLICGDGRDRPYFAALGEQKLGAGRFRIATFPYAQMPAVYRACRAFTLPSIDEPWGLCYLEAMASGLGVVATDDAVRQLIVGDGGLLCDVTDADAYAAALRQALADNWRERAQKSATRFGWDRVALAYRNVMLDLIANKTLRLLGRSGSQGV; encoded by the coding sequence GTGCTTTTTCATCAAGCGGCCACCGGCGCGCCGGTTTTGAGCCCTTATCGGGTGGTGCTCATCCATCCGAGCGCCGGCGTCAACCTCAGCGGCGGGGCCGAGGTCTTCAGCATCGAGATGGCCCGTCAGCTCAGCGAACACTTTGAAGTGGAATTGCTCAGCGGTGCGGACTGCGGTCCCTGGAGCATCCCGACCGGCGGCATACCGCGCACGCGGGCTCGGGAATTTTTTGAGCACCCGAAGCTGGCACCTCTGTGGAAACCGTTTATCGACGCCCCCGAGATCTGGTCGGAGCATCTGACCAATTTTCTGCCCTGCCTATGGCATCTGATCAAGCGGCCGGCGGACTTGATCTTTCCCAACAACGACATCGGCGGGTTGGCGGTCGCCTGCCTGGTGCGCGCCCTTACCGGTACGCCGGTGCTCTTTACCGAGCACTGCGGTCTGGTGGGGGGGGGGCGGCTGCTGGAGCGCAACCTGGGCTTCAGGCCCGATCATCTGGTGGCCCTTTCCGAGGAGATTGCCGAGCGGGTCCGTAGCCGCAGTCCCCAGCAGCCCGTGACCGTCATCCCCAACGGCGTCGATCTGGCCCGCTTCAGCCCGGAGGGCGAGCGCGCCGATCTGGGCCTCGAAGGTCCGGTGGTTCTGTGCGTAGCCTCGCTGTGGCAAGGAGGCCACAAACGGGTCCATCTCGCCATCGAGGCGGTCTCCCGGCTTGCGGGCGTCTCGCTGCTCATCTGCGGCGACGGCCGCGATCGTCCCTACTTTGCCGCTCTCGGCGAGCAGAAACTCGGTGCGGGGCGCTTTCGCATCGCGACGTTTCCCTATGCGCAGATGCCGGCTGTCTACCGCGCCTGCCGGGCGTTTACCCTCCCATCGATCGACGAACCCTGGGGGCTGTGCTATCTGGAGGCGATGGCTTCGGGCCTTGGGGTGGTGGCCACCGACGATGCTGTGCGACAGCTCATCGTAGGCGACGGGGGCCTGCTGTGCGATGTGACCGATGCCGATGCCTACGCCGCGGCGCTGCGGCAGGCGCTGGCGGACAACTGGCGGGAGCGGGCACAAAAAAGTGCGACGCGATTTGGCTGGGACCGGGTGGCCCTTGCCTACCGCAACGTGATGCTCGATTTGATCGCAAACAAAACGCTCCGCCTGCTTGGGCGGAGCGGCAGTCAAGGAGTTTGA
- a CDS encoding sugar transferase, giving the protein MDTLTRDSQLRTLPGQLAGKRLLDLSGAVAGLLLLFPVFLLIAVLIKLDSPGPVFFRQVRMGLGERRFRVWKFRTMTADAEVRLERLEAFNESEGGVLFKMKNDPRVTRLGGFLRRTSLDELPQLINVLTGEMSLVGPRPLQERDCQKARTFVEPRRLARRQSVLPGMSGLWQVRGRSELNFVQMLELDLQYVDRWSLGLDLWILWRTALVVLAKKGAY; this is encoded by the coding sequence ATGGACACTCTTACCCGGGACTCTCAATTGCGTACCTTGCCGGGCCAACTGGCCGGCAAACGCCTGCTCGATCTTTCCGGGGCTGTAGCAGGGCTGCTGCTGCTCTTTCCGGTATTTCTCCTCATCGCGGTGCTCATCAAACTCGACTCGCCAGGACCGGTTTTTTTCCGGCAGGTCCGTATGGGTCTGGGCGAGCGGCGCTTTCGCGTTTGGAAGTTCCGCACCATGACCGCCGATGCCGAGGTCAGGCTTGAGCGCCTCGAAGCGTTCAACGAATCGGAGGGCGGGGTGCTCTTCAAGATGAAAAACGACCCGCGCGTCACCCGCCTTGGCGGCTTTTTGCGCCGCACCAGCCTCGATGAGCTTCCCCAACTGATCAACGTGCTGACAGGCGAGATGAGCCTGGTCGGTCCGCGGCCGCTGCAGGAGCGCGATTGCCAAAAAGCCCGGACATTTGTGGAGCCCCGGCGACTGGCGCGTCGGCAGTCGGTGCTGCCCGGAATGAGTGGGCTGTGGCAGGTCCGGGGGCGCAGCGAATTGAACTTTGTGCAGATGTTGGAGCTGGATTTGCAGTACGTCGATCGCTGGTCGCTGGGTCTGGATCTGTGGATTTTGTGGAGGACGGCGCTGGTGGTCCTGGCGAAAAAGGGAGCCTATTGA
- a CDS encoding oligosaccharide flippase family protein has translation MSHPFHRLRAFLQRLPLRGRLAQGSALLLGAFVLVKASQFVIQILLSRLLSPSDFGLWAMVLVLTGLSLLFRDGTIAAVLVQRGLDDKRMVDAVYSLGVNVSVGLFVLQVLASYPLSLFFGEPILWPLTALHGTIFLINAGTGAHDSVLLRQMRFREIALCDCAAGGARLVGAVACALAGGGVWAFAAGEIAYAAADAVARRRASGYHFRYSFWPDPQAIQAVRRYIADMMSINLAVQTNTNGDNLVIGRLLGAEPLGFYNVAYQLAMVPVFALTKVNRVHFTALSHMDRAEQQSYVGRALEQYALLGAPVYALSFVLAPWLVPFIYGQEWAEAAVLFQLVLIFAYARGLMSIIGTALNAFDKPGINARINWVLVPLTLPSYVLGAWLGGVVGVAIAVALVMGAGATGWFWVAVCRTSGWNLGVPAKPVLLPTLAAVGAAGCAALLALPPVAAAALVVALYMLFASLAIVRIFGLEAQKPPFKPDELAKIVSSTTRK, from the coding sequence GTGTCCCATCCCTTCCATCGGCTGCGCGCTTTCCTGCAGCGGCTGCCGTTGCGCGGACGTCTGGCCCAGGGCAGCGCTCTGCTCCTCGGCGCCTTTGTGCTGGTCAAAGCCTCCCAGTTCGTCATTCAGATTTTACTGTCGCGGTTGCTCTCGCCCAGCGACTTCGGACTGTGGGCGATGGTGCTGGTGCTTACCGGTCTGTCGCTTTTATTTCGCGACGGGACGATCGCCGCAGTGCTCGTCCAGCGTGGGCTCGACGACAAACGCATGGTCGATGCCGTCTACAGCCTGGGTGTCAACGTCTCCGTCGGGCTGTTCGTACTCCAGGTTCTGGCAAGCTATCCGCTGTCGCTGTTTTTTGGGGAGCCGATTTTGTGGCCGCTCACCGCTTTGCACGGGACGATCTTCTTGATCAATGCCGGCACCGGTGCCCACGATTCGGTGCTCCTCAGACAGATGCGCTTTCGCGAAATCGCTCTGTGCGACTGTGCTGCAGGAGGGGCACGCTTGGTCGGGGCAGTCGCGTGCGCCCTGGCTGGAGGGGGAGTCTGGGCCTTTGCAGCCGGTGAGATCGCCTATGCGGCCGCCGATGCTGTCGCCCGGCGACGCGCCAGCGGCTATCATTTTCGCTACTCGTTCTGGCCGGACCCCCAGGCTATCCAGGCGGTGCGCCGCTACATCGCCGATATGATGAGCATCAACCTGGCCGTGCAGACCAACACCAACGGCGACAACCTCGTCATCGGTAGGCTGCTGGGGGCCGAGCCTCTCGGTTTCTACAACGTGGCCTACCAGCTGGCGATGGTGCCGGTCTTCGCGTTGACCAAGGTCAACCGGGTGCACTTTACGGCCCTGTCGCATATGGATCGCGCCGAACAGCAATCCTATGTGGGCCGTGCTCTAGAGCAGTACGCCCTGCTGGGTGCACCGGTGTATGCGCTGAGTTTCGTGCTGGCCCCCTGGCTGGTCCCGTTTATCTACGGGCAGGAGTGGGCCGAGGCGGCGGTGCTCTTTCAGCTGGTCCTGATCTTTGCCTACGCCCGCGGCTTGATGTCCATCATCGGAACCGCCCTCAACGCCTTCGACAAGCCGGGCATCAACGCGCGGATCAACTGGGTTCTCGTCCCGCTCACGCTCCCTTCGTATGTCCTGGGTGCCTGGCTGGGGGGAGTCGTGGGCGTCGCCATCGCCGTCGCTCTGGTCATGGGCGCCGGAGCCACCGGCTGGTTCTGGGTGGCGGTCTGCCGCACCTCCGGCTGGAATCTCGGTGTGCCGGCAAAGCCGGTGCTGCTGCCTACCCTCGCGGCGGTCGGGGCGGCTGGTTGCGCCGCCTTGCTGGCGTTGCCGCCGGTAGCCGCGGCGGCGCTGGTGGTCGCTTTGTACATGCTGTTTGCTTCTTTGGCTATCGTCAGAATCTTCGGTTTGGAGGCGCAAAAACCGCCTTTCAAGCCGGATGAACTGGCAAAAATTGTATCTTCTACAACCAGAAAATAA